A portion of the Celeribacter baekdonensis genome contains these proteins:
- a CDS encoding phosphotransferase enzyme family protein, with product MSALPPSHLWGVQAAIEPIGGGHRNAVFRTSGLKRDLVFKSTRRTEAALSWLTPVMEAAEAAGFTVPRLIPALDGALMAAGWTCEPYLEGRPFAPENIPKVAAQIERFHRKTHSLPQRPGFLSSPDLMDATQGGDVDLMAMPAEIIALCRRAWQPMQGEIGVIHGDLNAGNLIHSEHGPALIDWDEARVDLRAYDLIRTHPEHATAAEKTAALAWEVACSWGIEPDHARICAQVLQRRI from the coding sequence ATGTCGGCCCTACCCCCGAGCCACCTCTGGGGCGTTCAGGCCGCGATTGAACCAATCGGCGGCGGTCATCGCAATGCGGTGTTTCGCACCTCAGGTCTCAAACGCGATCTGGTGTTCAAATCCACCCGACGCACAGAAGCGGCGCTGAGCTGGCTCACCCCCGTGATGGAGGCCGCCGAAGCCGCAGGATTCACCGTGCCCCGGCTCATTCCGGCGTTGGACGGCGCTTTGATGGCGGCGGGATGGACCTGCGAACCCTATCTCGAGGGCCGTCCCTTTGCGCCCGAAAACATCCCCAAAGTGGCGGCTCAGATCGAACGGTTTCACCGTAAAACTCACTCCCTGCCGCAGCGGCCCGGATTTTTGAGCAGTCCCGATCTCATGGATGCCACCCAAGGTGGCGATGTCGATCTGATGGCCATGCCCGCCGAAATCATTGCGCTGTGCCGGCGGGCGTGGCAGCCGATGCAGGGCGAGATCGGCGTGATCCATGGCGATCTGAACGCTGGCAATCTGATCCATAGCGAGCATGGTCCCGCACTGATAGATTGGGATGAGGCGCGGGTGGATTTACGCGCCTATGACCTGATCCGTACGCATCCCGAACACGCGACGGCGGCGGAGAAAACCGCAGCTCTCGCTTGGGAAGTGGCATGCAGTTGGGGAATTGAACCGGATCACGCGCGGATTTGCGCACAGGTTTTGCAACGCCGGATTTAA
- a CDS encoding MarR family winged helix-turn-helix transcriptional regulator: MSDDSIQIDHIRAQWAKARPDLDTGPMGLIGRLGRITRVLSREMEATFARHGLNQASFDLLATLRRAAPPHALTAGQLMDNMMITSGTVTNRINRLEVKGLVERRADKEDARRAIVGLTETGFALIDRVIEDHVATQHRLTALLTDAEFAALDAGLAGYLAKLDGREAG, encoded by the coding sequence ATGAGCGATGACAGCATTCAGATTGACCACATCCGGGCGCAATGGGCGAAAGCCCGGCCCGATCTTGACACGGGTCCGATGGGTCTGATTGGCCGTTTGGGGCGGATCACCCGCGTGTTGTCACGCGAAATGGAGGCGACCTTTGCCCGCCATGGCCTGAACCAAGCCAGTTTCGATTTGCTCGCCACGTTGCGCCGCGCCGCGCCGCCGCATGCGCTCACCGCCGGGCAATTGATGGACAATATGATGATCACATCGGGCACTGTAACCAATAGAATCAATCGGTTAGAGGTCAAGGGTCTGGTGGAGCGTCGCGCCGACAAAGAGGATGCACGCCGGGCGATTGTCGGTCTGACTGAGACAGGATTTGCCCTGATTGATCGGGTGATTGAGGATCATGTCGCGACCCAGCACCGCTTGACCGCGCTGCTCACGGACGCGGAATTTGCTGCGCTTGATGCCGGGCTCGCGGGTTATCTTGCCAAACTCGACGGACGCGAGGCCGGTTAA
- a CDS encoding EamA family transporter codes for MPDPSSRRSDILLTALAPAIWGSTYLVTTRFLPEGIPFTVALLRALPAGLLLLVILRRLPPLALWGKIFVLGALNFTLFWSCLFIAAYRLPGGVAATLGAMQPLIVLILMRVWMGAPLRPLAVVAGSAGVIGVALLVLTPAATLDPLGLIAALIGALSMAIGTVLTRTWALPARPLTVTAWQLVAGGLLLLPIALILDPPMPQVSATNIMGFVYLGLIGGAVTYFLWFRGIARLDPQTVAPLGLLSPFTAVILGVVIAREDLSALQSLGMVVVLASVYLGQYAQAPRRMSPA; via the coding sequence ATGCCAGATCCGTCCTCCCGCAGGTCCGACATCCTGCTCACCGCCCTCGCCCCTGCCATCTGGGGCTCGACCTACCTTGTCACCACCCGCTTTTTACCCGAGGGCATCCCTTTCACCGTTGCGCTCCTGCGCGCCTTGCCCGCCGGGCTTTTGCTGCTGGTGATCTTACGCCGCCTGCCACCGCTCGCACTTTGGGGCAAAATTTTTGTCTTGGGCGCGCTGAATTTCACTCTGTTCTGGAGTTGCCTGTTCATTGCCGCCTATCGCCTGCCGGGCGGTGTGGCGGCCACTTTGGGCGCGATGCAGCCGTTGATCGTGTTGATCTTGATGCGGGTCTGGATGGGCGCACCATTGCGCCCCTTGGCGGTGGTCGCCGGAAGTGCCGGCGTCATCGGCGTGGCGCTTTTGGTGCTCACCCCCGCCGCCACTTTGGACCCCCTTGGCCTCATCGCAGCCTTGATCGGCGCTCTGTCCATGGCCATCGGTACGGTTTTGACCCGCACATGGGCCTTGCCCGCCAGACCGCTGACCGTGACGGCTTGGCAATTGGTCGCCGGTGGCCTGTTGCTTTTGCCCATCGCGCTGATCCTTGATCCGCCGATGCCACAGGTGAGCGCCACCAACATCATGGGCTTTGTCTATCTCGGCCTGATCGGCGGGGCTGTGACCTATTTCCTGTGGTTTCGCGGCATTGCCCGGCTGGACCCGCAAACCGTTGCGCCCTTGGGCCTGTTGAGCCCCTTTACCGCCGTGATCCTGGGCGTGGTGATTGCCCGCGAAGACCTGTCCGCGCTGCAATCGCTTGGCATGGTTGTGGTGTTGGCCTCCGTCTATCTGGGGCAATATGCGCAGGCCCCGCGCCGCATGAGCCCGGCCTGA
- a CDS encoding SulP family inorganic anion transporter — MSVKRSFDPRKLRRYLPILEWGSKYTPSTFANDGIAAIIVTIMLIPQSLAYALLAGLPAQMGLYASILPLVAYAIFGTSRALAVGPVAVVSLMTAAAVGNMALQGTAEYAAAAITLAFISGLILLVMGVFRLGFFANFLSHPVIAGFITASGILIAASQIKHIFGVSASGSTLPERLISLAEHIGETNFITLIIGVAATSFLFWVRKGLKPLLISKGVSPRMADIATKAGPVAAVVVTTLISFVFSLNDHGVKIVGEVPRGLPPLTLPHFSPEIWSQLFGSAILISIIGFVESVSVAQTLAAKKRQRIIPDQELIGLGASNIAAAISGGYPVTGGFARSVVNFDAGAETPAAGAFTAVGIALAALFLTPLLYFLPIATLAATIIVAVLSLVDFKILKTTWDYSKADFTAVLATILLTLWFGVETGVSSGVILSIALHLYKTSRPHVAEVGLVPGSEHFRNINRHDVLTVPEMVTIRVDESLYFANARFLEDYILDRIADNQVIKHVVLMCPAVNDVDSSALETLEELNRRLADAGIKLHLSEVKGPVMDRLQKSHLLQDLSGQVFLSQFAAMKALGDVTKPVPPATQADTAA; from the coding sequence TTGTCTGTGAAACGGTCATTTGACCCGCGCAAACTGCGCCGTTACCTCCCCATCCTTGAGTGGGGATCGAAATACACGCCTTCGACCTTCGCCAATGACGGCATCGCCGCCATTATCGTCACGATCATGTTGATCCCGCAATCTCTGGCCTATGCCTTGCTGGCGGGGCTTCCGGCGCAGATGGGGCTTTACGCCTCGATCCTGCCGCTCGTCGCCTATGCGATCTTTGGCACCTCGCGGGCTTTGGCCGTCGGGCCGGTCGCCGTGGTCTCGTTGATGACCGCCGCGGCTGTCGGTAATATGGCACTGCAAGGCACGGCAGAATATGCCGCCGCTGCCATCACATTGGCGTTTATTTCTGGCTTGATCCTTTTGGTGATGGGGGTGTTTCGACTTGGGTTCTTTGCCAATTTTCTGTCACATCCGGTGATCGCGGGTTTTATCACCGCCTCGGGCATCCTGATCGCCGCCTCGCAGATCAAACATATCTTTGGTGTTTCGGCCTCCGGCAGCACCTTGCCGGAGCGGTTGATTTCGCTGGCGGAACACATCGGTGAGACCAATTTTATCACGCTGATCATCGGGGTGGCCGCGACGTCGTTTCTGTTTTGGGTGCGCAAAGGATTGAAACCTTTGTTGATTTCCAAAGGGGTCAGCCCGCGCATGGCGGATATTGCGACCAAGGCCGGCCCCGTCGCCGCCGTCGTTGTCACCACACTGATTTCATTCGTGTTTTCGCTCAATGATCACGGCGTGAAAATCGTTGGTGAGGTGCCGCGTGGCTTGCCGCCGCTCACATTGCCGCATTTCTCGCCGGAGATTTGGAGCCAATTGTTCGGTTCCGCCATTCTGATTTCGATCATCGGTTTCGTGGAATCCGTCTCCGTGGCACAAACTTTGGCCGCGAAAAAACGCCAACGTATTATCCCGGACCAAGAGCTTATCGGGCTGGGTGCCTCCAACATCGCCGCAGCGATCTCGGGTGGCTATCCGGTGACGGGGGGCTTTGCCCGCTCGGTCGTCAATTTTGACGCGGGCGCGGAAACGCCCGCAGCGGGCGCGTTCACCGCCGTGGGCATCGCGCTGGCTGCCTTGTTCCTCACGCCTTTGCTCTATTTCTTGCCGATCGCCACCTTGGCCGCGACCATCATCGTCGCTGTTCTGTCCTTGGTGGATTTCAAAATCCTCAAAACCACATGGGACTATAGCAAAGCCGATTTCACCGCCGTTCTGGCCACGATCCTGTTGACGCTGTGGTTCGGGGTGGAAACGGGCGTGTCCTCGGGCGTGATCCTGTCCATTGCACTGCACCTTTATAAAACGTCGCGCCCGCATGTGGCCGAGGTTGGTCTGGTGCCCGGCTCCGAGCATTTCCGCAACATCAACCGCCATGACGTGTTGACGGTGCCGGAGATGGTGACGATCCGGGTGGATGAGAGCCTGTATTTCGCCAATGCGCGGTTTCTGGAGGATTACATTTTGGATCGGATTGCCGACAATCAAGTGATCAAACATGTGGTTTTGATGTGCCCGGCGGTGAATGATGTTGACTCGTCAGCGCTTGAAACGCTTGAGGAATTGAACCGCCGCTTGGCGGATGCCGGGATTAAGTTGCACCTTTCCGAGGTCAAAGGGCCGGTGATGGATCGGCTGCAAAAATCGCATTTGTTGCAAGATCTCAGCGGGCAGGTGTTCTTGTCGCAATTCGCGGCGATGAAGGCCCTGGGCGATGTGACAAAGCCTGTGCCGCCTGCGACTCAGGCCGACACAGCCGCCTAA
- a CDS encoding TIGR01244 family sulfur transferase — protein sequence MDIKKITDGLSVSGQIQIDDMAKLARRGFRAVVCNRPDGEAPDQPTHEEMQRAAEAAGLAFRYLPVTPGIVTEETAEAFRSALTELPGPVFGYCRTGTRTTTLWSLAMAQEKSVVDILAATKAAGYDMSGVARRIANGGVTPTDNVEDAKFDVVVVGGGAAGVALASSLKARKPDLEIAIIDPAGTHYYQPGWTMVGAGVFDAQTTAKTMGSLIPRGVHWLKSAVAAFEPKNNAVILDGCRVVKYDRLVVCPGLKLDWARIEGLTETLGKNGVTSNYRYDLAPYTWKLVQGLKGGKAIFTQPPMPIKCAGAPQKALYLSAHDWETRGVLPNIEIDFMNAGGVLFGVKEYVPALEGYIKRYGANVNFFHNLVAIDGPGKTATFEVAKPDAEKETITVDFDMIHVVPPQVAPDFIRVSPLADAAGWVNVDQITLRHTEYDNIWSLGDVMNAPNAKTAAAARMQAPVVADNIAADIDGKSPQSAYNGYGSCPLTVEKGKIVLAEFGYGGVLLPSFPKWLLDGTKPTRKAWILKEQILPPVYWKAMLRGKEWLIKPEKVHAK from the coding sequence ATGGACATTAAAAAAATCACGGACGGCTTGTCCGTGTCGGGACAGATTCAGATCGACGACATGGCCAAGCTGGCCCGCCGGGGCTTTCGGGCGGTGGTGTGTAACCGGCCGGATGGCGAGGCCCCCGATCAACCGACCCACGAGGAAATGCAACGCGCCGCCGAGGCCGCAGGTTTGGCATTCCGCTATTTGCCAGTCACACCGGGGATTGTCACCGAAGAGACCGCAGAGGCGTTTCGCAGCGCTTTGACGGAATTGCCCGGTCCGGTGTTTGGCTATTGCCGCACGGGCACGCGCACCACGACACTGTGGTCTTTGGCGATGGCGCAAGAGAAATCCGTGGTCGATATTTTGGCCGCGACCAAAGCCGCAGGCTACGACATGTCGGGCGTGGCGCGGCGCATCGCCAATGGCGGCGTGACACCGACGGACAATGTTGAAGATGCCAAATTCGACGTGGTTGTCGTTGGTGGCGGGGCTGCGGGTGTGGCTCTGGCCTCGTCTTTGAAAGCGCGCAAGCCTGACCTTGAGATTGCGATCATTGATCCGGCGGGCACGCATTATTATCAACCGGGCTGGACCATGGTGGGCGCGGGCGTGTTTGACGCGCAAACCACCGCCAAAACCATGGGCAGCCTGATCCCGCGCGGGGTGCATTGGCTCAAATCCGCCGTGGCGGCGTTTGAACCGAAAAACAACGCGGTGATTTTGGATGGCTGCCGGGTGGTGAAATATGATCGCCTTGTGGTCTGTCCGGGGCTGAAGCTCGATTGGGCGCGCATTGAAGGCCTGACCGAGACCCTGGGCAAAAACGGCGTCACCTCGAATTATCGCTATGATCTCGCGCCCTACACTTGGAAACTGGTGCAGGGCTTGAAGGGGGGTAAGGCGATTTTCACCCAACCGCCGATGCCGATCAAATGCGCCGGCGCACCGCAAAAGGCGCTGTACCTGTCGGCGCATGACTGGGAAACGCGCGGCGTTTTGCCCAATATCGAGATTGATTTTATGAACGCGGGCGGCGTGTTGTTTGGCGTCAAAGAGTATGTGCCCGCGCTCGAAGGTTACATCAAACGCTACGGTGCCAATGTGAATTTCTTCCACAATCTGGTGGCGATCGACGGGCCGGGCAAAACCGCCACTTTCGAGGTCGCCAAACCCGACGCGGAGAAAGAAACGATCACCGTCGATTTCGACATGATCCATGTGGTGCCGCCACAGGTCGCGCCCGATTTCATCCGTGTCTCGCCGTTGGCCGATGCGGCTGGGTGGGTCAATGTCGATCAGATCACGTTGCGCCACACAGAGTATGACAACATCTGGTCCTTGGGCGATGTTATGAACGCGCCCAACGCCAAAACCGCCGCCGCCGCGCGGATGCAGGCCCCCGTGGTGGCCGATAATATCGCCGCTGACATCGACGGAAAATCACCACAATCGGCCTATAATGGCTACGGTTCCTGTCCGCTTACAGTCGAGAAGGGCAAGATTGTTTTGGCCGAATTCGGCTATGGTGGGGTGTTGTTGCCGTCTTTCCCGAAATGGCTTTTGGATGGCACGAAGCCGACGCGTAAAGCTTGGATTCTAAAGGAACAAATCCTGCCGCCGGTCTATTGGAAAGCCATGTTGCGCGGCAAAGAATGGTTGATCAAGCCGGAAAAAGTTCACGCCAAATAA
- a CDS encoding TIGR01244 family sulfur transferase, with amino-acid sequence MDFNKINDTLTVSSQITPDEVTRLAAKGFKTLINNRPDMEVEPGLSSDVMEEAAKAAGLSYLYLPVMPGQFTPDLIADMAQALAELDGPVYAYCRSGTRSCTTWALTQIGILSADEIVEQAAGAGYDLSSMADFLRG; translated from the coding sequence ATGGATTTCAACAAGATCAACGACACTCTGACAGTCAGCAGTCAAATCACCCCTGACGAGGTCACACGGTTGGCCGCGAAAGGCTTTAAAACGCTGATCAACAACCGCCCGGATATGGAAGTTGAGCCGGGATTGTCGTCAGATGTGATGGAAGAGGCGGCAAAGGCGGCTGGGCTGAGCTACCTCTACTTGCCGGTCATGCCGGGGCAATTCACCCCCGATCTGATCGCGGATATGGCCCAGGCCTTGGCCGAACTGGACGGACCTGTCTATGCCTATTGCCGCTCTGGTACGCGCTCGTGCACCACTTGGGCGCTGACCCAAATCGGCATCTTGTCGGCTGATGAGATCGTCGAACAGGCCGCAGGCGCAGGCTATGACCTGAGCTCCATGGCCGATTTTCTAAGGGGCTAA
- a CDS encoding MBL fold metallo-hydrolase — MASNYPVDMSVNPEVKAFFDPETWTISYVVKDPSSNACAVVDSVMDIDYAAGRISYKSADEIIAYVEEQGLKLDWLIETHVHADHLSAAPYIQDKLGGKIGIGENITVVQDVFGKVFNEGTEFQRDGSQFDRLFKDGDTYQVGEMTCFAMHTPGHTPACMTHTMGNATFTGDTLFMPDGGSARADFPGGDAGILFDSIQKLLALPDDMRLFMCHDYGPNGRDIAWETTVGDEKAHNIHVGGGKTKADFVKFREERDAQLAMPRLIIPSLQVNMRAGELPPADKDGKTFLKVPVNGL, encoded by the coding sequence ATGGCATCGAATTATCCCGTCGATATGTCGGTCAATCCCGAGGTGAAAGCCTTTTTTGACCCTGAAACATGGACGATTTCCTATGTCGTCAAAGATCCGTCTTCCAACGCCTGTGCGGTGGTCGACAGTGTGATGGATATTGATTACGCCGCCGGGCGCATTTCCTACAAAAGTGCGGATGAGATCATCGCCTATGTTGAGGAGCAGGGCCTGAAGCTCGACTGGTTGATCGAAACCCATGTTCACGCCGATCACCTGTCCGCCGCGCCCTATATTCAGGACAAGCTTGGCGGCAAGATCGGCATTGGCGAAAACATCACCGTGGTCCAGGACGTGTTTGGCAAAGTGTTCAACGAGGGCACCGAATTCCAACGCGATGGGTCGCAGTTTGATCGGTTGTTCAAGGATGGCGACACCTATCAGGTGGGCGAGATGACCTGTTTCGCCATGCACACGCCGGGCCACACGCCCGCCTGCATGACCCACACCATGGGCAACGCCACCTTTACCGGCGACACGTTGTTCATGCCCGATGGCGGTTCGGCGCGCGCCGATTTTCCGGGCGGCGATGCGGGTATCCTGTTTGACAGCATCCAAAAACTGCTGGCCCTGCCGGACGACATGCGTCTGTTCATGTGCCACGATTATGGCCCCAATGGCCGCGACATTGCGTGGGAAACCACGGTGGGCGACGAGAAAGCCCATAACATCCATGTCGGCGGTGGTAAAACCAAAGCCGATTTTGTCAAATTCCGTGAGGAACGCGATGCGCAATTGGCGATGCCGCGGCTGATTATTCCGTCTTTGCAGGTCAACATGCGCGCGGGTGAGTTGCCCCCGGCGGATAAGGATGGCAAGACATTCCTGAAGGTTCCGGTGAACGGGCTCTAA
- a CDS encoding DUF6691 family protein → MKHMLTYLTGLIFGLGISMSGMANPAKVLNFFDFAGTWDPSLMFVMGGAVMVSFFGYRALFKRYETPAFEPRFVVPTSRVIDAKLVGGSLVFGVGWGIAGFCPGGALPALGSLDANVWVFFVALVAGIFAAKFMMKFTAAKAARRAA, encoded by the coding sequence ATGAAACATATGTTGACCTATCTCACCGGGCTGATTTTTGGCCTTGGGATTTCCATGTCCGGCATGGCCAACCCGGCAAAAGTGTTGAACTTTTTCGACTTTGCCGGAACATGGGACCCCTCGCTGATGTTCGTGATGGGCGGGGCGGTGATGGTGAGTTTTTTTGGCTACCGTGCCCTGTTCAAACGCTATGAGACCCCGGCCTTTGAGCCGCGCTTTGTCGTGCCGACGAGCCGGGTGATTGACGCCAAACTGGTGGGCGGCTCCCTGGTGTTTGGCGTCGGTTGGGGGATCGCTGGGTTTTGTCCGGGCGGGGCGCTTCCGGCGCTTGGTTCATTGGATGCCAATGTCTGGGTGTTTTTTGTCGCCCTTGTGGCGGGGATTTTTGCCGCCAAGTTTATGATGAAGTTCACGGCGGCCAAGGCCGCGCGCCGGGCCGCATAA
- a CDS encoding YeeE/YedE family protein — protein MIMEFSPTEFTPWASLIGGVLIGFAAVLLMALQGRIFGATGILAGFLSPANSSDWAWRAILLAGMASGPLAFAAFTGHMPVVEVPVSKTALIIGGFIVGIGVSYGSGCTSGHGVCGMSRLSPRSIVATLSFMVATAVTVYLIRHVFGQVVGGV, from the coding sequence ATGATCATGGAGTTTTCGCCAACTGAGTTTACGCCATGGGCCTCGCTTATCGGTGGAGTTTTGATTGGCTTTGCCGCCGTTTTGTTGATGGCGCTTCAGGGCCGGATTTTCGGCGCCACCGGGATTTTGGCGGGATTTCTAAGCCCGGCGAACTCCTCGGATTGGGCGTGGCGGGCGATTTTGCTGGCGGGGATGGCGTCGGGGCCCTTGGCCTTTGCGGCGTTCACGGGGCATATGCCGGTGGTTGAGGTGCCGGTGTCAAAAACGGCGCTGATCATCGGCGGGTTTATCGTCGGCATTGGTGTCAGCTACGGGTCTGGCTGTACCTCGGGGCACGGCGTGTGCGGCATGTCGCGGCTCAGCCCACGCTCGATTGTGGCGACGCTGAGCTTTATGGTCGCGACGGCAGTGACGGTCTATTTGATCCGCCATGTGTTCGGTCAAGTGGTGGGAGGCGTGTGA
- the prfB gene encoding peptide chain release factor 2 → MRAEIQNTVAKIEKSVALLKQRLDWETAPHRLEEFNAMIEDPTLWDDPERAQKLMRERQMLMDAVGTAKSIEQDMKDNIELIEMGEMEEDQEVIAEAEAALMALTKTAAEKELEALLDGEADGNDTFLEINSGAGGTESCDWASMLARMYVRWAEKKGYKVELQSESAGEEAGIKSAAYKISGPNAYGWLKSESGVHRLVRISPFDSAAKRHTSFTSVKVYPVVDDNIEIEVNPSDIRIDTYRSSGAGGQHVNTTDSAVRITHFPTGIVVTSSEKSQHQNRDIAMKALKSRLYQMELDKRSALVNEAHENAGDAGWGNQIRSYVLQPYQMVKDLRTNFETSDTKGVLDGDLDGFMAATLALNVSGKSRADAQGE, encoded by the coding sequence GTGCGCGCTGAAATCCAAAACACTGTGGCGAAAATCGAAAAATCCGTGGCACTGCTCAAGCAGCGACTGGATTGGGAAACTGCGCCGCATCGGCTTGAGGAATTCAACGCGATGATCGAGGATCCGACTCTGTGGGACGATCCCGAGCGGGCGCAAAAACTGATGCGCGAGCGCCAGATGTTGATGGATGCGGTGGGCACCGCGAAATCCATTGAACAGGACATGAAAGACAACATCGAACTCATTGAAATGGGCGAGATGGAAGAGGACCAGGAGGTCATCGCCGAGGCCGAAGCGGCGCTGATGGCGCTGACCAAAACGGCGGCTGAGAAAGAGCTTGAGGCGCTTTTGGATGGCGAGGCCGATGGCAACGACACCTTCCTCGAGATCAACTCCGGCGCAGGCGGCACCGAGTCCTGTGACTGGGCCTCGATGTTGGCGCGGATGTATGTCCGCTGGGCCGAGAAAAAGGGCTATAAGGTCGAATTGCAGTCCGAGAGCGCGGGCGAAGAGGCGGGCATCAAATCCGCCGCCTATAAAATCTCCGGGCCGAATGCCTATGGCTGGTTGAAATCCGAGTCCGGTGTGCACCGTCTCGTGCGCATTTCGCCGTTTGATAGCGCCGCCAAGCGCCACACGTCTTTTACCTCGGTCAAAGTCTACCCGGTGGTGGACGACAATATTGAGATCGAGGTGAACCCGTCCGACATCCGCATCGACACCTACCGTTCGTCGGGCGCGGGCGGTCAGCACGTCAACACCACCGACTCCGCCGTGCGGATCACCCACTTTCCGACCGGGATCGTGGTGACCAGCTCGGAGAAATCGCAACACCAAAACCGTGACATCGCAATGAAGGCCCTGAAATCGCGCCTCTATCAGATGGAATTGGACAAACGCTCGGCCTTGGTGAATGAGGCCCATGAGAACGCCGGTGACGCCGGCTGGGGCAACCAAATCCGCTCCTACGTGTTGCAGCCCTATCAAATGGTCAAAGACCTTCGGACCAACTTTGAAACGTCAGACACCAAAGGCGTTCTGGACGGCGATCTGGACGGTTTCATGGCCGCCACTCTGGCGCTCAACGTGTCGGGGAAATCCCGGGCCGATGCGCAAGGCGAGTGA